The Pseudanabaena galeata CCNP1313 genome includes a region encoding these proteins:
- a CDS encoding ABC1 kinase family protein — protein sequence MSQHPLEQLNRYDAKANAAYYGRRPWLAISRIFKIIYFAISFGLAFGWDVLTGNTVSQPKLAEQLRRIITALGPTYIKVGQALSTRPDLVRIDFLEELTKLQDQLPPFSNEQAFAIIESELGKPVNMVYRNISEDPVAAASLGQVYKATLFSGEEVAVKVQRPTLIPILTLDLYLMRWIAGWLGPLLPLNLGNSLQAIVDEFGLKLFEEIDYAHEATNAERFAGYFKNDPDVKVPSIYRQCSTHRVLTLEWINGIKLNEIEQIKSAGLNTDNLVRIGVMSGLRQLLEFGFFHADPHPGNLFATYDGKMAYIDFGMMDQLDLQTKEQLVDSVVHLLNKDYDELGQDYVRLGFLQPDIEMKPIVNALESVLGDIMSEKVKDFNFKVVTDRFSKVMYDYPFCLPAKFALIIRSVITQEGVALSLNPEFRIVQVAYPYVARRLLTDESDSLRQRLLEILFKDDKFQWSRLENLLAIAKSDGQFDIIPTASMGFKFLASKDGEYIRRRILLALTEDNRLHTEELMRIWQMIGADLEPAKLWNMAVKTLTGAMPKAIAAALPFAVFQN from the coding sequence GTGAGTCAGCATCCTCTTGAGCAGCTAAATCGCTACGATGCCAAAGCCAATGCCGCATATTACGGTCGTCGTCCTTGGTTAGCGATTAGTCGGATTTTTAAAATAATTTATTTTGCAATCAGTTTTGGGCTAGCTTTTGGCTGGGATGTCTTGACTGGTAACACAGTGAGCCAACCTAAACTCGCCGAGCAGTTACGACGCATTATTACAGCCCTTGGTCCTACCTATATCAAGGTGGGGCAAGCACTATCAACACGTCCCGATTTAGTACGGATAGACTTTTTAGAAGAACTAACCAAACTTCAAGACCAATTGCCACCATTTTCTAACGAGCAAGCTTTTGCCATCATTGAGTCAGAGCTAGGTAAACCTGTTAACATGGTCTATCGCAATATTTCTGAAGATCCAGTTGCTGCGGCAAGTTTAGGTCAGGTATATAAGGCGACCTTGTTTTCAGGAGAAGAAGTGGCGGTAAAGGTACAACGCCCCACCCTAATCCCGATACTAACGCTCGATCTTTACCTGATGCGTTGGATTGCTGGGTGGCTAGGGCCACTATTGCCTCTTAATTTAGGCAATAGTCTACAAGCGATCGTTGATGAGTTCGGTTTGAAATTATTTGAAGAAATTGACTATGCCCATGAAGCAACCAATGCTGAGCGCTTCGCTGGTTACTTCAAAAATGATCCTGATGTTAAAGTTCCCTCTATCTATCGTCAATGCAGTACCCATCGTGTTCTCACCTTGGAATGGATTAATGGCATCAAGCTTAATGAGATCGAACAAATTAAATCAGCAGGCTTGAATACCGACAATCTCGTGAGAATTGGTGTCATGTCTGGTTTACGCCAACTTCTTGAATTTGGCTTTTTCCACGCCGATCCTCACCCAGGAAATCTTTTTGCCACCTACGATGGCAAAATGGCCTATATCGATTTTGGGATGATGGATCAATTGGATTTGCAAACTAAAGAGCAGTTAGTTGATTCGGTCGTTCACCTACTGAATAAGGACTACGATGAGCTAGGGCAGGACTATGTGAGACTTGGTTTCTTGCAGCCAGACATCGAGATGAAGCCAATTGTTAATGCGCTGGAATCAGTATTGGGCGATATCATGTCTGAGAAAGTGAAGGACTTCAACTTTAAAGTTGTCACCGATCGCTTCTCGAAGGTGATGTATGACTATCCCTTCTGTTTACCCGCTAAATTTGCGCTGATTATTCGCTCTGTGATTACTCAAGAAGGTGTGGCTCTAAGTCTCAATCCAGAATTTCGGATCGTGCAGGTTGCCTACCCTTACGTAGCAAGACGTTTGCTCACCGATGAGTCTGATAGTCTGCGTCAACGACTACTGGAAATTCTCTTTAAGGACGATAAATTCCAATGGTCAAGGTTAGAGAATTTATTGGCGATCGCTAAATCTGATGGTCAGTTTGACATCATTCCTACTGCAAGCATGGGCTTTAAGTTCTTAGCCTCCAAAGATGGCGAATATATCCGCCGCCGCATATTGCTAGCTCTCACCGAGGACAATCGTTTGCACACTGAGGAGTTAATGCGAATCTGGCAAATGATCGGTGCTGACTTAGAACCTGCGAAGTTATGGAATATGGCAGTTAAAACTTTGACTGGAGCAATGCCCAAGGCGATCGCTGCTGCTCTCCCCTTCGCTGTTTTTCAAAATTGA
- a CDS encoding ABC transporter permease produces MTWWKRLKANPLAWIGLTILTIFYGLALFANFVTPYGVNEQAKDGALLPPTQIHWRDQQGQYIGAHVYPTTQGKVDMETGDRALVVDYTKPSQIQLFSGGHLFTTSSSAQLNLLGTDEQGRDQLTRLLYGGRISLLIGFIGTIISYTVGCLVGGISGYIGGWLDVVLMRFVEVLMSVPSIYLLVALAAILPPQISNTERFALIIAIISFVSWAGLARIIRGQVLSIKEQTFVLAARASGASPLRIIVKHVLPQTITFIIISATLDIPRFIVVEAVLSLVGLGIQPPDPSWGNMLSVSTNASVVILQPWLVWVPAIAIVLTVLSFNLLGDSLRDALDPKNIRQ; encoded by the coding sequence ATGACTTGGTGGAAAAGACTCAAAGCCAATCCTCTTGCTTGGATTGGGCTTACAATTTTAACGATTTTCTACGGGTTGGCTCTATTTGCTAACTTTGTAACTCCCTATGGAGTTAACGAACAAGCTAAAGATGGTGCATTACTACCACCCACCCAAATTCATTGGCGCGATCAACAGGGCCAATATATAGGCGCTCATGTCTATCCGACGACTCAAGGCAAAGTTGATATGGAAACAGGCGATCGCGCCCTAGTGGTTGACTATACCAAACCATCACAAATTCAACTTTTTAGTGGAGGGCATTTGTTTACTACCTCAAGCAGCGCTCAGCTAAACCTACTAGGAACAGATGAGCAAGGACGGGATCAGTTGACCCGCTTACTTTACGGCGGCAGGATTAGTCTCCTAATCGGCTTTATTGGTACAATTATTTCCTATACAGTAGGCTGTCTCGTCGGAGGTATTTCTGGTTATATTGGTGGTTGGCTTGATGTAGTTTTAATGCGCTTTGTTGAAGTTCTGATGTCAGTCCCTTCAATTTATTTGTTAGTAGCATTAGCTGCAATTTTGCCACCACAAATCAGTAATACTGAGCGATTCGCGTTAATCATTGCGATCATTTCATTTGTATCATGGGCAGGACTAGCAAGAATTATCCGAGGACAGGTACTGTCTATCAAAGAACAGACTTTTGTTTTGGCAGCTCGCGCATCAGGAGCAAGTCCATTAAGGATTATTGTCAAACATGTCTTACCACAAACCATCACATTTATTATCATCTCGGCAACCCTCGATATCCCCCGATTTATTGTCGTAGAAGCAGTCTTGAGTCTTGTGGGACTGGGTATCCAGCCTCCCGATCCATCATGGGGCAATATGCTGTCTGTTTCTACAAATGCCTCGGTTGTAATTCTACAGCCTTGGCTAGTATGGGTTCCTGCCATAGCGATCGTATTGACGGTGCTATCATTTAACCTTCTGGGTGATAGTTTACGCGATGCGCTTGACCCAAAAAACATTAGGCAATAG
- a CDS encoding tRNA dihydrouridine synthase: MQDVTDLAFMQMLSAYGCPDYYVTEYFRVYANSNIDKKILRSITLNTTGRPVFAQLIGESIPDILRIANQLTKYPIAGIDLNLGCPAPRVYRKNVGGGLLREPETIERIFEAMRSQISGLFTVKMRVGFDSTDNFEKLLNLINQYQIDLLSLHGRTVKELYRGEVHYDLIRQAVQTVNCPVLANGNITSYLKAEQVLQETGAAGVMIGRSAIRNPWIFQQIRDRFVGKTVQVITLADVHKYIQHLFTITCQDTLREKSHVNSLKKFLNFIGTGIDPEGKFLAGMRLVQSKQELFELCDRHLLTNPEQPFAIEPYENLVARPSCESCE; the protein is encoded by the coding sequence ATGCAAGATGTAACCGATCTAGCTTTCATGCAAATGCTAAGCGCCTATGGCTGTCCTGATTATTATGTGACAGAATACTTTCGAGTCTATGCTAATTCCAATATCGATAAGAAAATTCTTAGGTCAATTACCCTCAATACAACAGGAAGACCTGTATTTGCTCAATTAATTGGCGAAAGTATTCCTGACATATTGCGAATTGCTAACCAGCTTACGAAATATCCGATCGCGGGAATCGATTTAAATTTGGGCTGTCCTGCGCCGCGTGTCTATCGCAAGAATGTTGGTGGTGGATTATTGCGCGAACCTGAAACCATCGAGAGAATTTTTGAGGCTATGCGATCGCAAATTTCGGGGCTTTTCACCGTGAAAATGCGCGTGGGGTTTGACTCAACTGATAATTTTGAAAAACTTTTAAATTTAATTAATCAATACCAAATTGATCTCCTGAGCTTACATGGTCGCACCGTCAAGGAGTTATATCGAGGCGAAGTGCATTATGACTTAATCCGTCAAGCCGTACAAACCGTGAATTGCCCTGTACTAGCTAATGGCAATATTACTTCCTACCTCAAAGCCGAACAGGTTCTCCAAGAGACAGGTGCAGCAGGTGTAATGATTGGGCGATCGGCGATTCGCAATCCTTGGATTTTTCAACAAATACGCGATCGCTTTGTTGGAAAAACCGTCCAAGTGATTACCCTTGCGGATGTGCATAAATATATTCAGCATTTATTTACAATTACTTGCCAAGACACACTCAGAGAAAAATCCCATGTGAATAGTTTGAAGAAGTTCTTGAATTTTATTGGCACTGGCATCGATCCCGAAGGCAAATTTTTAGCAGGAATGCGCTTGGTGCAGTCAAAGCAAGAACTTTTTGAATTATGCGATCGCCATTTATTAACAAATCCTGAACAACCCTTTGCGATCGAGCCATACGAAAATCTTGTAGCGCGTCCTAGCTGTGAGTCCTGCGAATAA
- a CDS encoding RluA family pseudouridine synthase, which yields MNLEIIPTANNISLIEVTADLAKSERIDRFLANQLTNLSRSRIQTLIEEGYVTVNNSLCNNKKDLIKAGDRIQLITPASTPLDLVAQEIPLDILYEDEHLIVINKPAGLVVHPAAGHSDGTLVNALLAHCKELSGINGTQRPGIVHRLDKDTSGAMVVAKSDRTHQDLQTQIQAKTARREYLGIVRGVPKSESGVIDAAIARHHSDRKKMAVMENGRRAVTHWQIKERLGNYTLVKFDLETGRTHQIRVHAAHMGWAIACDPVYGSPNKEVLQYLTGQALHAWKLTFTHPVSGELIENIAPLPEGFEKLLVLLRRRS from the coding sequence ATGAACTTAGAGATAATACCTACAGCGAATAATATTAGCTTGATTGAAGTTACGGCAGATTTGGCTAAATCTGAGCGAATTGATCGCTTTTTAGCAAATCAACTCACTAACTTATCCCGATCGCGGATTCAAACATTAATTGAGGAGGGCTATGTCACCGTTAATAATTCTCTGTGTAATAACAAAAAGGATTTAATTAAAGCAGGCGATCGCATTCAGTTAATTACTCCAGCATCAACACCTCTTGATTTAGTCGCGCAAGAAATTCCTTTAGATATCCTCTATGAAGATGAGCATTTAATTGTAATTAACAAACCTGCGGGGTTAGTAGTGCATCCTGCGGCGGGACATAGTGATGGAACCTTAGTTAATGCACTTTTAGCGCATTGCAAAGAACTTTCAGGAATAAATGGAACTCAACGTCCTGGCATCGTACATCGTTTAGACAAGGATACTAGTGGCGCAATGGTAGTAGCCAAAAGCGATCGCACTCATCAAGATTTACAAACACAAATCCAAGCAAAAACAGCCCGACGCGAGTATTTAGGAATTGTGCGTGGAGTTCCCAAAAGTGAATCGGGAGTGATTGATGCAGCGATCGCCAGACACCATAGCGATCGCAAAAAAATGGCAGTAATGGAAAATGGACGCAGAGCCGTTACCCACTGGCAAATCAAGGAACGTTTAGGAAATTACACACTCGTTAAATTTGATCTGGAAACAGGACGCACCCATCAAATTCGTGTCCATGCCGCACATATGGGCTGGGCGATCGCATGCGATCCTGTCTATGGAAGCCCTAACAAGGAGGTTTTGCAATATCTTACAGGGCAAGCCCTCCATGCATGGAAGCTGACTTTTACCCATCCAGTTTCAGGCGAATTAATTGAAAATATTGCGCCTTTACCTGAAGGATTTGAGAAGTTATTAGTACTTTTACGTCGTCGAAGCTAG
- a CDS encoding peptidylprolyl isomerase, with amino-acid sequence MIRAVIETAKGTMRAEFDDQHAPITVKNFVDLAKHGFYDGLTFHRVEPGFVIQGGDPLGNGTGGSGDRIKLEIWAEGDSEATIGGILTGGKKPLIKHNKAGVFSMARTNDPNSATSQFFITLGDASFLDGQYAAFGYTNDTEVAQAIRRGDKILSIKIEE; translated from the coding sequence ATGATCCGTGCTGTAATCGAGACTGCTAAGGGAACTATGCGTGCTGAGTTTGACGACCAACATGCCCCGATCACTGTCAAAAATTTCGTAGACCTAGCCAAACATGGTTTTTATGATGGGCTAACTTTTCACCGTGTTGAGCCAGGATTTGTGATCCAAGGTGGCGATCCTCTTGGCAATGGTACTGGTGGATCAGGCGATCGCATCAAGCTGGAAATCTGGGCAGAAGGTGATAGCGAAGCGACTATTGGCGGTATCTTAACTGGTGGCAAAAAACCTTTGATTAAGCACAACAAAGCAGGTGTTTTTTCAATGGCTCGCACTAATGACCCCAATAGTGCTACCAGTCAATTTTTTATCACTCTTGGTGATGCATCATTTTTAGACGGTCAATATGCAGCTTTTGGCTATACAAACGATACCGAAGTTGCTCAAGCAATCCGTCGTGGTGACAAAATTCTTTCAATCAAAATTGAAGAATAA
- the hmpF gene encoding pilus motility taxis protein HmpF has protein sequence MQYLAELQKTQAAFGLGGNSSVRLLARNTGENVWQPITNEQVLPIQDSSQAKDFKDGQMIIAEVTGSNQVQSIQDASKKIVNILQAFSRSQDKYKSAEEEVEQWKQSLNFQSQELHRREQELEQKELELEHLEARKQEIEELESKFAKERNEIEQLRKNIEAERGQFEAKAASLTVDQAEHIKTLISQLSTSFTNPDSLRDRILSAMNLINQRQEVLTGFWQNLDGLKSEAEKQKGILNKSTEELNTRKTQWQQTQVALADAQAELKAQRGILKLQENNMAMSRVQLDAQIDLYEQTSNAIETFGGPGSMEVLSPEEESRLQSMPIEELESTIKALQADFDKLVNYVSAQEDELAGLEGEIADLQSQVETADQFARIELESNKEFAEEQYKLLEESVSGMRRSMQERLSVLNQQKAVLDRRKGIVVESSPVQSLLPLLAQIEAQKNRQEQELRKMESQIEAVRNYTQQQQEVLGKQNQEHQQQEQAIRTAESQQQDRIRVVAELLGQISAQEQLLRPVQDIVDTLRPQLEAAVQDLGVMSNGNNSSQILADLQSVIQSLVSS, from the coding sequence GTGCAGTACTTAGCGGAACTTCAAAAAACTCAAGCAGCTTTTGGATTAGGTGGTAACTCGTCAGTCCGACTACTAGCACGTAATACGGGTGAAAATGTTTGGCAACCGATCACTAACGAGCAAGTTTTACCAATTCAAGATTCGAGTCAGGCGAAAGATTTTAAAGATGGGCAAATGATCATTGCTGAGGTGACGGGCAGTAATCAAGTACAAAGTATCCAAGATGCCTCTAAAAAAATTGTTAATATCTTGCAGGCTTTTTCGCGATCGCAAGACAAATATAAATCTGCTGAAGAAGAAGTCGAACAGTGGAAACAGTCCCTTAATTTTCAAAGCCAAGAGTTACACCGTCGTGAGCAAGAATTAGAACAAAAGGAACTAGAGCTAGAACATCTTGAGGCAAGAAAGCAAGAAATTGAGGAGTTAGAATCCAAATTTGCCAAAGAGCGTAATGAAATTGAGCAATTACGCAAAAATATTGAAGCGGAACGTGGTCAGTTTGAAGCTAAAGCAGCATCTCTAACTGTCGATCAAGCTGAGCATATCAAAACGTTAATTAGTCAGCTATCTACAAGTTTTACCAACCCTGACTCTCTGAGAGACAGAATTCTTAGCGCCATGAATCTAATCAACCAGCGCCAAGAGGTTCTTACAGGATTTTGGCAAAATTTAGATGGACTGAAAAGTGAAGCTGAAAAACAAAAAGGAATTCTGAATAAATCAACGGAAGAACTGAATACCCGTAAAACCCAATGGCAGCAGACCCAAGTTGCTCTTGCTGATGCTCAGGCGGAGCTTAAAGCTCAGCGTGGCATCCTCAAGTTGCAAGAAAATAATATGGCTATGTCTAGGGTGCAGCTTGATGCTCAAATTGATCTCTATGAGCAAACATCTAATGCGATCGAAACCTTTGGTGGACCAGGCAGTATGGAGGTGCTTAGCCCAGAAGAAGAAAGCCGCTTGCAGTCAATGCCCATTGAAGAGCTAGAGTCTACGATTAAAGCTCTTCAAGCAGATTTTGATAAGTTAGTAAATTATGTCAGTGCTCAAGAGGATGAGTTAGCTGGGTTAGAGGGCGAAATTGCTGATTTGCAAAGTCAGGTAGAAACAGCCGATCAGTTTGCTCGAATTGAGCTAGAAAGCAATAAAGAATTTGCTGAGGAACAATATAAGCTTCTAGAAGAGAGTGTTTCAGGAATGAGACGCAGTATGCAAGAGCGTCTGTCGGTGCTAAATCAGCAAAAGGCAGTTTTGGATCGCCGTAAAGGAATTGTGGTTGAGTCGAGTCCCGTCCAAAGTTTATTGCCTTTGTTAGCCCAAATTGAAGCGCAAAAGAATCGTCAAGAACAAGAACTGCGGAAAATGGAAAGCCAGATTGAGGCGGTGAGAAACTATACACAGCAGCAACAAGAGGTGCTAGGAAAGCAAAATCAGGAACATCAGCAACAAGAGCAGGCAATTCGTACTGCGGAATCTCAACAACAAGATCGCATCAGAGTTGTGGCTGAGTTGTTAGGGCAAATTAGCGCTCAAGAGCAGCTTTTACGTCCTGTGCAGGACATTGTGGATACGTTACGTCCACAGTTAGAGGCTGCGGTTCAAGATTTGGGAGTTATGTCAAATGGTAATAACTCTTCGCAAATTCTTGCTGATTTACAATCAGTGATCCAAAGTTTAGTTTCTTCTTAA
- the rsmI gene encoding 16S rRNA (cytidine(1402)-2'-O)-methyltransferase encodes MEVSGILYLVGTPIGNLEDMTFRAIATLKQVDLIAAEDTRHTGKLLHHFGIDTPQTSYHEHNAFKRVPELVEKLLQGMAIALVTDAGMPAISDPGVELVQGSIAAGIRVVPIPVVTAGIAALTASGFATQHFGFDGFLPTDKKERRDRLEILRLETRTMILYEAPHRLLRTLEDLAESLGRERRISVARELTKLHEEFWRGSIEDAITYFRMHSPKGEFTLVLEGAEPSEKPVWTEDVILKELQNLIDAGMSRSDASRQLAELADLPRRQIYQLALTL; translated from the coding sequence ATGGAAGTTTCAGGGATTCTCTATTTGGTGGGAACGCCGATCGGTAATTTGGAGGATATGACTTTCAGGGCGATCGCTACTCTCAAACAAGTAGATTTAATCGCGGCTGAGGATACGCGACATACAGGTAAGCTATTACATCATTTTGGAATTGATACACCGCAAACCAGCTATCACGAGCATAATGCTTTTAAGCGCGTACCTGAGCTAGTTGAAAAGTTATTACAAGGTATGGCGATCGCCTTGGTTACAGATGCGGGAATGCCTGCAATTTCCGATCCAGGTGTGGAACTGGTGCAAGGTTCTATTGCTGCGGGAATTAGAGTTGTCCCGATTCCTGTTGTTACTGCTGGTATTGCTGCCTTAACAGCTTCGGGTTTTGCCACTCAGCATTTTGGATTTGATGGATTTTTACCAACTGATAAAAAGGAGCGACGCGATCGCTTAGAGATTTTGCGACTGGAAACAAGAACGATGATTCTCTATGAAGCACCGCATCGTTTATTACGCACATTGGAAGATTTAGCAGAAAGTTTGGGAAGAGAAAGGCGTATCTCAGTTGCTAGAGAATTAACGAAACTCCATGAAGAATTCTGGCGTGGCTCCATTGAAGATGCGATCACCTATTTTAGGATGCACTCACCGAAGGGAGAGTTTACCCTAGTTTTAGAAGGAGCAGAACCTAGTGAAAAGCCTGTATGGACTGAGGATGTAATTTTAAAAGAGTTACAAAATTTGATTGATGCAGGTATGTCGCGATCAGATGCAAGCCGTCAATTAGCAGAACTTGCCGACTTACCGCGCCGCCAAATATATCAGTTAGCACTAACTCTCTAA
- a CDS encoding phasin family protein, producing the protein MDTNNLLKQLLMLGVGTTSIVLEKIKEASEDWVKDGKIDPEQASEIFNDIADRLKSEQGNLESLIQRQIRNVMQDLGVPRQNEMDELRGRIDRLERQMRDLENKQWR; encoded by the coding sequence ATGGATACCAATAATTTGCTTAAGCAGTTACTTATGCTTGGTGTCGGTACGACTTCGATTGTGCTAGAAAAAATAAAAGAAGCTAGTGAAGATTGGGTCAAAGATGGCAAAATCGATCCTGAGCAGGCTTCTGAGATTTTTAATGATATTGCCGATCGCCTTAAGTCAGAGCAAGGAAATCTAGAATCATTAATTCAGCGACAAATCCGTAATGTGATGCAAGATTTGGGTGTACCACGTCAAAATGAAATGGATGAATTGCGTGGACGGATTGATCGCCTAGAGCGTCAGATGCGTGATTTAGAAAATAAACAGTGGCGCTAA
- a CDS encoding TldD/PmbA family protein: protein MQFDLKAALSHIDLPSAEWIGLREVKEINTTRYVRDRKPQSNGRSQSHGVMIEVLADGQFGYASTNHLDLANIQITAQKAYQQAKTAAKWAVHRFTIAQRPQAIGQYFSPFLKPSDAIAPQEINELLIEICDTLKVSDKIVKTSAYAVITEIETNFVSSNGSDIYQKFLTIATDYAATAQDGAIIQRRGDNGQLARCNQIGMEVFDRQSILQRAQIIGEQAIELLSATECPTETTALVLAPDQMLLQIHESIGHPLEIDRILGDERNYAGGSFVKLEDFGNMQYGSRLMNVSFDPTMAGEFASYGFDDSGIPATKEYLIKEGKLLRGLGSTESQVRSGIEGVANSRATSWNRPAIDRMANINLEAGEQSFEEIIANIESGIYMESNRSWSIDDYRNKFQFGCEYAKLIKNGKLTKTLRNPNYRGVTNQFWNSLVKVGDHHTVEAYGSPFCGKGEPNQVIRVGHASPVCLFENIEVFGGAS from the coding sequence ATGCAATTTGATTTAAAAGCCGCCTTATCTCATATTGATCTACCATCTGCTGAATGGATCGGCTTACGTGAAGTCAAAGAAATTAATACGACTCGATATGTACGCGATCGCAAACCCCAGTCCAATGGACGTAGCCAGTCCCACGGCGTGATGATCGAAGTATTAGCTGACGGACAGTTTGGCTATGCCAGTACCAATCATCTCGACCTCGCAAATATCCAAATTACAGCTCAGAAAGCCTATCAACAAGCGAAAACTGCCGCAAAATGGGCTGTGCATCGCTTTACAATCGCTCAACGCCCACAGGCGATCGGGCAGTACTTCTCACCATTTCTCAAACCTTCGGATGCGATCGCCCCGCAAGAAATTAATGAACTCTTGATCGAGATCTGCGACACCTTAAAAGTTTCTGACAAGATCGTCAAAACTAGTGCCTATGCTGTCATTACTGAAATTGAAACCAACTTTGTTAGTAGTAACGGCTCTGACATTTATCAAAAATTTCTGACCATAGCCACAGACTACGCGGCTACGGCTCAAGATGGTGCGATTATTCAGCGCCGTGGTGATAACGGACAGCTTGCGCGATGCAATCAAATCGGCATGGAAGTATTTGATCGCCAATCGATTTTGCAAAGAGCGCAAATTATCGGTGAACAAGCGATAGAACTACTCTCAGCAACCGAATGTCCTACGGAAACCACAGCGCTAGTCCTTGCACCAGATCAAATGTTGCTACAAATCCATGAAAGCATCGGACATCCCTTAGAAATCGATCGCATCCTAGGAGATGAGCGCAATTACGCTGGTGGCAGCTTTGTTAAACTTGAGGACTTTGGCAATATGCAGTATGGTTCACGATTAATGAACGTCTCCTTTGATCCCACGATGGCTGGCGAATTTGCTAGCTATGGCTTTGATGATTCAGGAATACCTGCGACTAAGGAATATTTAATTAAAGAAGGTAAGCTTTTGCGAGGTTTAGGCAGCACTGAAAGTCAAGTGCGATCGGGTATCGAGGGTGTCGCTAATTCCAGAGCAACTTCGTGGAATCGTCCCGCGATTGATCGCATGGCAAATATTAACCTTGAAGCAGGCGAACAATCCTTTGAAGAGATCATCGCCAATATTGAAAGTGGCATATATATGGAATCCAATCGCTCTTGGTCAATCGATGACTATCGCAATAAGTTTCAATTTGGCTGCGAATACGCAAAACTCATCAAAAATGGCAAATTAACCAAAACTCTGCGTAATCCTAATTATCGCGGGGTTACTAATCAATTCTGGAATAGTTTGGTAAAAGTAGGCGATCACCACACTGTCGAAGCCTATGGTTCCCCCTTTTGCGGCAAAGGTGAGCCTAACCAAGTAATTCGGGTAGGACATGCCTCACCCGTTTGTTTATTTGAAAACATTGAAGTCTTCGGCGGTGCATCCTAA
- a CDS encoding flavin reductase family protein, whose product MTVTTSQDEQLGAAIGAIPSGLFIVTSQQNGKTATMLASWVQQAGFNPPSVTIIVGKGRPIESFLTVGSPVVINIAEKGNGKIIGHFAKGFAPDVDPFDGLETATAPSGQSFLTEAIAYLDATVTGSLDAGDHSVILATITAGDRLRDGEPAIHTRKNGFKY is encoded by the coding sequence ATGACCGTTACCACTTCTCAAGATGAACAACTCGGAGCCGCCATCGGTGCGATCCCTAGTGGTTTGTTTATTGTCACATCTCAACAAAATGGCAAAACTGCCACCATGCTAGCTTCATGGGTACAACAGGCTGGGTTTAATCCTCCTTCCGTAACAATCATTGTTGGCAAAGGTAGACCCATTGAGTCTTTTTTGACCGTTGGCAGTCCAGTTGTAATTAATATTGCCGAAAAAGGAAATGGCAAAATTATCGGACATTTTGCCAAAGGTTTTGCTCCCGATGTTGATCCTTTTGATGGGCTGGAGACTGCAACAGCCCCCAGTGGTCAGTCCTTCCTAACTGAGGCGATCGCCTATCTTGATGCGACAGTTACAGGTAGTCTCGATGCAGGTGACCACAGCGTAATTTTGGCAACGATCACCGCAGGCGATCGCCTCCGTGATGGCGAACCTGCCATCCACACTCGCAAAAATGGCTTCAAATACTAA
- a CDS encoding GIY-YIG nuclease family protein produces MTEWLRIFWLPSKPVAKLKELPQDAGVYYITALWIVLYVGKAKNLRNRWKTAHHRYQQFKLLHPFGRLHYKILTTAQIHSYEKAEIARLRPAWNGTARVTFWDLLCLFVAVWGRVIIYISLLLLAIATLLYLISQY; encoded by the coding sequence ATGACTGAATGGCTTCGTATTTTTTGGTTACCATCTAAACCTGTTGCAAAGTTAAAGGAATTACCCCAAGACGCTGGAGTGTATTACATCACAGCTTTATGGATTGTGTTGTACGTTGGTAAAGCAAAAAACTTACGCAATCGCTGGAAAACTGCTCATCATCGCTATCAACAATTCAAACTTCTCCATCCATTTGGAAGATTGCATTACAAAATTTTAACAACTGCTCAGATCCATTCCTATGAAAAAGCCGAAATAGCCCGCCTTCGTCCTGCATGGAATGGGACAGCCAGAGTAACTTTTTGGGATTTACTATGTTTGTTTGTTGCGGTATGGGGGCGGGTAATCATTTATATTTCACTGCTGCTACTGGCGATCGCTACCCTTCTTTATCTGATATCGCAGTATTAA